Proteins encoded within one genomic window of Streptomyces sp. NBC_01314:
- a CDS encoding HAMP domain-containing protein — protein sequence MSSKTIEATDRAPGEQELRQLLAGLTAVRDGDFGTRLPSDGEGLLGDIATVFNGMVDQLSVFTSEVTRVAREVGTEGTLGGQAEVPGVSGTWADLTDSVNAMAGNLTTQVRDIAQVATAVAKGDLSQKIDVPARGEILQLKETVNTMVDQLSAFADEVTRVAREVGSEGRLGGQAQVPGVGGVWRDLTDSVNFMAGNLTSQVRNVAQVTTAVAQGDLSQKITVDARGEILELKNTINTMVDQLSGFADEVTRVAREVGTEGRLGGQADVKGVKGTWRDLTDSVNFMAGNLTAQVRNVAQVATAVAQGDLSQKITVDARGEILELKNTINTMVDQLSGFADEVTRVAREVGTEGNLGGQAIVRGASGTWKDLTDNVNVMASNLTGQVRSIAQVATAVARGDLSQKITVEAKGEVAALADVINTMVDTLSAFADEVTRVAREVGTEGRLGGQAHVPNVAGTWKDLTDNVNSMANNLTGQVRNIALVTTAVANGDLSKKIDVDARGEILELKTTINTMVDQLSSFAAEVTRVAREVGSEGRLGGQAEVEGVEGTWKRLTENVNELAGNLTRQVRAIAEVTSAVAEGDLTRSITVEASGEVADLKDNINSMVESLRETTRANQEQDWLKTNLARISGLMQGHRDLPVVAELIMDELAPLASAQYGAFYLAEDTERGPELRLVGSYGYPDDTDRPERIPVGRSLVGQAARNRRPISVEELPPGYVTISSGLGQAVPSALVVLPIVVEDQVLGVIELGSVTSFTQIHQDFLAQLMPTIGVNLNTIVANARTDELLGESQRLTAELQARSEELQVQQDELQRSNAELEEKASLLASQNSDIEAKNLEIEQARQELETRAQQLALASKYKSEFLANMSHELRTPLNSLLILAQLLAQNPSRNLTPKQVEYAGIIHSAGSDLLQLINDILDLSKVEAGKMDVTPERVPLRKLLEYVEATFRPMTTQKSLDFTVATAPGTPADLLTDDSRLRQILRNLLSNAVKFTEQGGVALRIEPAADREVPTGVLRGGAVVAFRVKDTGIGIPQQQLETIFGAFQQADGTTSRKYGGTGLGLSITREIAHLLGGAVTVDSTPGQGSTFTLYLPVARADFEDVLDGGSLLTEHPHSTARDLTPASRPDTASSAVPEQRRRRLLVVEDRPRGLLTLVAERAVADLAPDDDPRGAIDIITAIGAQEAASTLAAEPCHCVVLELGMPDDEGARLLEAMEGDSALASVPVLVHTGHRVDLAHEQTLRSRADGRPLDFLSSLDELRERITLHLSAEEPGDVLSLVRAEESQRPAAQVVDGAFLGRKVLVVDDDVRNLFALSGMLELHGFHVLHAENGRKGIEMLLAHPDISLVLMDVMMPEMDGYSATAEIRSMPQYADLPIIAVTAKAMPGDQEKSLASGANDYVTKPVDTNDLIGRVRRWLSV from the coding sequence ATGAGCAGCAAGACGATCGAGGCCACCGACCGGGCCCCGGGCGAGCAGGAGCTACGGCAACTGCTGGCCGGACTGACCGCCGTACGGGACGGCGACTTCGGTACCCGGCTGCCGTCCGACGGTGAGGGCCTGCTCGGCGACATCGCCACGGTCTTCAACGGCATGGTGGACCAACTCTCCGTGTTCACCTCGGAAGTGACACGGGTGGCGCGCGAGGTGGGCACCGAGGGCACGCTCGGCGGTCAGGCCGAGGTGCCGGGGGTCTCGGGCACCTGGGCAGACCTGACCGACTCGGTCAACGCCATGGCGGGCAATCTGACCACACAGGTGCGCGACATCGCGCAGGTGGCGACCGCGGTCGCCAAGGGCGACCTGTCGCAGAAGATCGACGTGCCCGCGCGTGGCGAGATCCTGCAGCTGAAGGAGACCGTCAACACGATGGTCGACCAGCTCTCCGCCTTCGCGGACGAGGTCACGCGCGTCGCCCGTGAGGTCGGCAGCGAGGGCCGGCTCGGCGGACAGGCCCAGGTGCCCGGCGTGGGCGGCGTCTGGCGCGACCTGACCGATTCGGTCAACTTCATGGCGGGCAACCTGACTTCCCAGGTCCGCAACGTCGCCCAGGTGACCACGGCGGTCGCGCAGGGCGATCTCTCCCAGAAGATCACGGTGGATGCCCGTGGTGAGATTCTGGAGTTGAAGAACACCATCAACACGATGGTGGATCAGTTGTCCGGTTTCGCCGACGAGGTCACCCGTGTCGCCCGTGAGGTCGGCACCGAGGGGCGGCTCGGCGGACAGGCGGACGTCAAGGGCGTGAAGGGCACCTGGCGCGATCTGACGGACTCCGTGAACTTCATGGCGGGCAACCTCACCGCGCAGGTCCGCAATGTCGCCCAGGTGGCCACGGCGGTGGCACAGGGCGATCTCTCCCAGAAGATCACGGTGGATGCCCGTGGTGAGATTCTGGAGTTGAAGAACACCATCAACACGATGGTGGATCAGTTGTCCGGTTTCGCCGACGAGGTCACCCGTGTCGCCCGTGAGGTCGGCACGGAAGGCAATCTGGGTGGACAGGCGATCGTCCGGGGCGCGTCGGGGACCTGGAAGGACCTGACGGACAACGTCAACGTGATGGCGTCGAACCTGACCGGCCAGGTCCGCTCGATCGCCCAGGTCGCCACGGCCGTCGCGCGCGGCGACCTGTCACAGAAGATCACGGTCGAGGCCAAGGGCGAGGTAGCGGCCCTGGCCGACGTCATCAACACGATGGTCGACACGCTCTCCGCGTTCGCCGACGAGGTCACCCGCGTCGCGCGCGAGGTAGGCACCGAGGGACGCCTCGGAGGCCAGGCGCACGTGCCCAACGTTGCGGGCACGTGGAAGGACCTCACCGACAACGTCAACTCGATGGCCAACAACCTCACCGGCCAGGTCCGCAACATCGCCCTGGTGACCACGGCCGTGGCCAACGGCGACCTGTCGAAGAAGATCGACGTCGACGCCCGCGGCGAGATCCTGGAACTGAAGACCACCATCAACACGATGGTCGACCAGCTGTCGTCGTTCGCCGCCGAAGTCACCCGTGTCGCCCGCGAGGTGGGCAGCGAGGGCCGGCTCGGCGGCCAGGCCGAGGTCGAGGGCGTCGAGGGCACCTGGAAGCGGCTGACCGAGAACGTCAACGAACTCGCGGGGAACCTCACCCGCCAGGTCCGCGCCATCGCCGAGGTCACCAGCGCCGTCGCCGAGGGCGACCTGACCCGCTCGATCACCGTGGAGGCCTCGGGCGAGGTCGCCGACCTCAAGGACAACATCAACTCCATGGTGGAGTCCCTGCGGGAGACCACCCGGGCCAACCAGGAGCAGGACTGGCTGAAGACCAACCTCGCCCGGATCTCCGGCCTGATGCAGGGCCATCGTGACCTGCCCGTCGTCGCCGAGCTCATCATGGACGAGCTCGCGCCGCTGGCGTCCGCGCAGTACGGCGCCTTCTACCTCGCCGAGGACACCGAGCGCGGACCCGAGCTGCGGCTGGTGGGCTCGTACGGCTATCCCGACGACACCGACCGGCCCGAGCGCATCCCCGTCGGGCGCTCGCTGGTCGGGCAGGCCGCGCGCAACCGCCGCCCCATCAGCGTGGAGGAGCTGCCACCGGGCTACGTGACCATCTCCTCCGGTCTCGGGCAGGCCGTGCCCAGCGCCCTGGTGGTGCTGCCCATCGTGGTCGAGGACCAGGTCCTCGGCGTCATCGAGCTGGGCTCCGTCACCTCCTTCACCCAGATCCACCAGGACTTCCTCGCCCAGCTGATGCCGACCATCGGCGTCAACCTCAACACCATCGTGGCCAACGCCCGCACCGACGAACTGCTGGGGGAGTCCCAGCGGCTGACCGCCGAACTCCAGGCACGCTCGGAGGAGTTGCAGGTACAGCAGGACGAACTGCAGCGCTCCAACGCCGAACTGGAGGAGAAGGCCTCCCTGCTCGCCTCGCAGAACAGCGACATCGAGGCCAAGAACCTGGAGATCGAGCAGGCACGGCAGGAGCTGGAGACGCGCGCACAGCAACTGGCGCTGGCGTCGAAGTACAAGTCCGAGTTCCTGGCGAACATGAGCCACGAACTGCGCACCCCACTCAACAGCCTGCTGATCCTGGCCCAGCTGCTGGCCCAGAACCCCTCGCGCAACCTGACGCCCAAGCAGGTCGAGTACGCGGGCATCATCCACTCGGCGGGCTCGGACCTGCTGCAGCTGATCAACGACATCCTCGACCTGTCGAAGGTCGAGGCGGGCAAGATGGACGTCACGCCGGAGCGGGTTCCGCTGCGCAAGCTCCTCGAGTACGTCGAGGCGACGTTCCGGCCGATGACGACGCAGAAGAGCCTGGACTTCACGGTGGCCACCGCGCCGGGCACGCCCGCCGACCTGCTCACCGACGACTCCCGCCTGCGTCAGATCCTGCGCAACCTGCTGTCCAACGCGGTGAAGTTCACCGAACAGGGCGGCGTCGCCCTGCGCATCGAACCCGCCGCGGACCGGGAGGTGCCCACGGGCGTCCTGCGCGGCGGTGCCGTCGTGGCCTTCCGGGTGAAGGACACCGGTATCGGCATTCCCCAGCAGCAGCTGGAGACGATCTTCGGCGCCTTCCAGCAGGCGGACGGCACCACCAGCCGTAAGTACGGCGGCACCGGCCTCGGTCTGTCGATCACCCGGGAGATCGCCCATCTGCTCGGCGGCGCCGTCACGGTCGACAGCACGCCCGGTCAGGGCAGCACCTTCACCCTCTACCTCCCCGTGGCACGCGCCGACTTCGAGGACGTGCTCGACGGCGGCAGCCTGCTGACAGAGCACCCGCACAGCACGGCCCGGGACCTGACGCCGGCCTCTCGGCCCGACACCGCTTCCTCCGCGGTACCCGAGCAGCGCCGGCGCCGTCTGCTCGTCGTCGAGGACCGCCCCCGCGGACTGCTGACCCTCGTCGCCGAACGCGCGGTCGCGGACCTCGCGCCCGACGACGACCCACGCGGGGCCATCGACATCATCACGGCGATCGGGGCGCAGGAGGCGGCGAGCACGCTGGCCGCCGAACCCTGCCACTGCGTCGTCCTCGAACTCGGCATGCCCGACGACGAGGGCGCCCGTCTGCTGGAGGCCATGGAAGGCGACTCGGCGCTGGCCAGCGTGCCCGTACTCGTGCACACCGGCCATCGCGTGGACCTGGCGCACGAGCAGACGCTGCGCTCCCGCGCGGACGGCCGCCCGCTGGACTTCCTGTCCAGCCTGGACGAACTTCGCGAACGGATCACCCTGCACCTGTCCGCCGAGGAGCCGGGGGACGTGCTGTCACTGGTACGCGCCGAGGAGTCCCAGCGCCCGGCCGCGCAGGTCGTCGACGGTGCCTTCCTCGGCCGTAAGGTGCTCGTGGTCGACGACGACGTGCGCAACCTCTTCGCGCTGAGCGGGATGCTGGAACTCCACGGCTTCCACGTCCTGCACGCCGAGAACGGCCGCAAGGGCATCGAGATGCTGCTCGCCCATCCGGACATCTCGCTGGTCCTGATGGACGTGATGATGCCGGAGATGGACGGCTACAGCGCCACCGCGGAGATCCGGTCGATGCCCCAGTACGCCGATCTGCCCATCATCGCCGTCACCGCGAAGGCCATGCCCGGCGACCAGGAGAAGAGCCTCGCGTCGGGCGCGAACGACTACGTCACCAAGCCGGTCGACACCAACGACCTCATCGGCCGCGTCCGACGCTGGCTGTCCGTATGA
- a CDS encoding RNA polymerase sigma factor, which produces MNEALLRSLTPGVLAVLVRRGADFAAAEDAVQDALIEAVRVWPADPPRDAKGWLVTVAWRKFLDATRADAARRRREDLVDDEPTPGPAPGVDDTLQLYFLCAHPSLTPASAVALTLRAVGGLTTRQIAQAYLVPEATMAQRISRAKRTVSGIRFVQPGDVATVLRVLYLVFNEGYSGDVDLAAEAIRLTRQLAGAIDHPEVSGLLALMMLHHARRAARTAPDGSLVPLAEQDRGQWDTESIAEGVEILQAALARDRLGEFQAQAAIAALHADALIAEETDWVQIVEWYDELARLTDSPVVRLNRAVAVGEADGPRAGLAALATLDDSLPRHTAVAAYLHERDGDLATAAQLYAEAARKAPDLAERDHLTRQAARLNTRLRR; this is translated from the coding sequence ATGAACGAGGCTCTGCTCCGCAGCCTCACACCTGGTGTGCTCGCCGTCCTCGTCCGCCGCGGAGCCGACTTCGCGGCGGCCGAGGACGCCGTGCAGGACGCGCTGATCGAGGCGGTCCGTGTGTGGCCCGCCGACCCGCCGCGGGACGCGAAGGGCTGGCTGGTCACCGTGGCCTGGCGCAAGTTCCTCGACGCGACCCGCGCGGACGCCGCCCGGCGCCGGCGTGAGGACCTGGTCGACGACGAGCCGACGCCCGGCCCCGCCCCCGGGGTGGACGACACGCTCCAGCTCTACTTCCTGTGCGCCCACCCGTCGCTGACACCGGCGTCCGCGGTCGCGCTCACGCTGCGCGCCGTCGGTGGGCTGACCACCCGCCAGATCGCCCAGGCCTACCTGGTGCCCGAGGCGACCATGGCCCAGCGCATCAGCCGCGCCAAGCGCACCGTCTCCGGAATACGGTTCGTCCAGCCCGGTGACGTCGCCACCGTGCTGCGCGTCCTCTACCTGGTCTTCAACGAGGGCTACTCCGGCGACGTCGACCTCGCCGCCGAGGCCATCCGGCTCACCCGGCAGCTCGCGGGCGCGATCGATCACCCCGAGGTGTCGGGGTTGCTCGCCCTCATGATGCTCCACCACGCCCGGCGCGCCGCCCGGACCGCGCCCGACGGCAGCCTGGTGCCCCTTGCCGAGCAGGACCGCGGCCAGTGGGACACGGAGTCGATCGCCGAGGGCGTCGAGATCCTGCAGGCGGCCCTCGCCCGTGACCGGCTGGGCGAGTTCCAGGCCCAGGCCGCCATCGCCGCACTGCACGCCGACGCGCTCATCGCCGAGGAGACCGACTGGGTGCAGATCGTCGAGTGGTACGACGAGCTCGCACGCCTGACCGACAGCCCGGTCGTCCGGCTCAACCGCGCGGTGGCCGTGGGTGAGGCCGACGGACCGCGCGCCGGTCTGGCGGCGCTCGCGACACTGGACGACTCGCTGCCGCGTCACACCGCGGTTGCGGCGTACCTCCATGAGCGCGACGGCGACCTGGCGACGGCCGCGCAGTTGTACGCCGAAGCGGCCCGGAAGGCTCCCGACCTCGCCGAGCGCGACCACCTGACGCGCCAGGCCGCCCGGCTCAACACCCGTCTGCGCCGCTGA
- a CDS encoding HypC/HybG/HupF family hydrogenase formation chaperone, whose translation MCLAVPGKVLDIEERDGTRMANVDFGGVVKEVCLEYLPDLRVGEYAIVHVGFALQRLDEESARQTLELFAELGMLQEEFGDPWEMAAMEAGVDPAEEVRNP comes from the coding sequence ATGTGCCTGGCGGTACCCGGCAAAGTGCTGGACATCGAAGAACGGGACGGCACCCGGATGGCCAACGTCGACTTCGGCGGCGTGGTCAAGGAGGTGTGCCTGGAGTATCTGCCCGACCTCCGGGTCGGCGAGTACGCCATCGTCCACGTCGGGTTCGCCCTGCAACGGCTGGACGAGGAATCGGCGCGGCAGACGCTCGAACTTTTCGCCGAACTCGGCATGCTGCAGGAGGAGTTCGGCGATCCCTGGGAGATGGCGGCGATGGAGGCGGGCGTGGACCCGGCGGAAGAGGTGCGCAACCCGTGA
- the hypF gene encoding carbamoyltransferase HypF yields MSGPQTPATATEDTPLRRRVTVRGVVQGVGFRPYLYGLATELALAGHVTNTAEGVVVEVEGAASAVTRFCDRIAVQAPPLARVESVDHQEMPPVGGTAFTILASRADGPARTLVSPDSATCADCLAELADPADRRHRHPFVNCTHCGPRFTIVTGVPYDRANTTMAGFAMCPDCAREYADPADRRFHAQPVACPACGPRLRLVTGEVAGVVAGQESGLRSADRGDPVTEARALLTRGAILAVKGLGGYHLACDATNEAAVALLRRRKARGDKPFAVMARTADAVRHLVRLSPEERTLLEGPARPVVLVRRHPHPSYAAGAARPAEGVAPGSPDLGVMLPYTPLHHLLLGLPDDADGPRLLVMTSGNVSGEPIVTDDTEALERLAHLADAWLTHDRPIHVPCDDSVVRVCDGQPLVIRRSRGYAPLPLTLPLPVRPALAVGGDLKNAFCLGSGRRAWLSAHIGDMDDIGTQRAFARAAAQLESITGVRPETLASDRHPGYRSARWADRNAAHRPVVRVQHHHAHIAAAMAEHGLDGARPVIGVAFDGTGHGDDGAVWGGEFLLADYDRFTRFGHLAYVPLPGGDSAVRRPYRMALAHLRTAGIAWTDDLACTAASLPDELRVLERQLERGLNCVPTSSMGRLFDAVSSLAGVCHRAGYEAQAAVELEGAALRAPAGDTVAYAFALHASEVSGGAAVRADPAPVLVAIVGDLRAGVEPALIAARFHRGVTALVRAMCARARERHGLDTVALTGGVFANTLLSSACAAGLREDGFTVLRHHLVPPGDGGLALGQLMVAARATPTSTPTE; encoded by the coding sequence GTGAGCGGTCCGCAGACCCCGGCCACCGCCACCGAGGACACGCCGCTACGCCGCCGGGTCACCGTCAGGGGAGTGGTGCAGGGCGTGGGTTTCCGGCCCTACCTGTACGGCCTCGCCACCGAACTCGCCCTGGCCGGACACGTGACCAACACCGCGGAAGGCGTCGTCGTGGAGGTCGAGGGCGCCGCCTCGGCCGTGACCCGGTTCTGCGACCGGATCGCCGTCCAGGCACCTCCGCTGGCCCGCGTCGAGTCCGTCGACCACCAAGAGATGCCTCCCGTCGGCGGCACCGCGTTCACCATCCTCGCCTCCCGTGCCGACGGACCGGCCCGCACCCTGGTTTCCCCGGACTCCGCCACCTGCGCCGACTGCCTCGCCGAACTGGCCGACCCGGCGGACCGGCGCCACCGCCACCCGTTCGTCAACTGCACCCACTGCGGCCCGCGCTTCACGATCGTCACCGGCGTGCCCTACGACCGGGCCAACACCACCATGGCCGGGTTCGCGATGTGCCCCGACTGCGCCCGCGAGTACGCGGATCCGGCCGACCGGCGGTTCCACGCGCAGCCGGTCGCCTGCCCGGCCTGCGGGCCGCGACTGCGGCTGGTCACCGGAGAGGTCGCCGGAGTGGTCGCCGGACAGGAGTCGGGGCTCAGGAGTGCAGACAGGGGGGACCCGGTCACCGAGGCGCGCGCACTGCTGACGCGGGGCGCGATCCTCGCGGTGAAGGGCCTGGGCGGCTACCACCTGGCCTGCGACGCCACGAACGAGGCGGCCGTCGCGCTCCTGCGTCGCCGGAAGGCGCGCGGGGACAAGCCGTTCGCCGTCATGGCCAGGACGGCGGACGCGGTCCGCCACCTCGTGCGGCTGAGCCCCGAGGAGCGGACTCTCCTCGAAGGCCCGGCCCGGCCGGTCGTCCTGGTGAGGCGGCACCCGCACCCGTCGTACGCCGCCGGGGCCGCGCGGCCCGCCGAGGGCGTCGCGCCCGGCAGCCCCGACCTCGGCGTGATGCTGCCGTACACGCCCCTGCACCATCTGCTGCTCGGCCTGCCCGACGACGCCGACGGCCCCCGGCTGCTCGTCATGACCAGCGGCAACGTGTCCGGTGAGCCGATCGTCACCGACGACACCGAGGCGCTGGAGCGGCTCGCGCATCTGGCCGACGCCTGGCTCACGCACGACCGGCCGATCCACGTCCCGTGCGACGACTCCGTGGTCCGCGTGTGCGACGGGCAGCCGCTGGTGATCCGCCGCTCGCGTGGCTACGCACCGCTGCCCCTCACCCTCCCGCTGCCCGTGCGGCCGGCCCTCGCCGTCGGCGGAGACCTGAAGAACGCCTTCTGTCTGGGGTCGGGCCGCCGCGCCTGGCTGTCCGCGCACATCGGCGACATGGACGACATCGGCACGCAGCGGGCCTTCGCGCGCGCGGCGGCCCAGCTGGAGTCCATCACAGGAGTGCGGCCCGAGACCCTGGCGTCCGACCGGCATCCCGGCTACCGCTCCGCCCGATGGGCCGACCGCAACGCGGCACACCGGCCCGTCGTGCGCGTCCAGCACCATCACGCGCACATCGCCGCCGCGATGGCCGAACACGGGCTGGACGGCGCCCGGCCGGTGATCGGCGTCGCCTTCGACGGCACCGGCCACGGCGACGACGGCGCCGTGTGGGGAGGCGAGTTCCTGCTCGCCGACTACGACCGCTTCACCCGCTTCGGGCACCTCGCGTACGTCCCGCTGCCCGGCGGCGACTCCGCGGTGCGCCGGCCGTACCGCATGGCGCTGGCTCATCTGAGGACGGCCGGGATCGCCTGGACCGACGACCTCGCCTGTACGGCCGCCTCGCTGCCCGACGAACTCCGGGTCCTGGAACGACAGTTGGAGCGCGGCCTGAACTGTGTTCCCACGTCCAGCATGGGCCGGCTCTTCGACGCCGTGTCCTCGCTGGCCGGTGTGTGCCACCGAGCCGGATACGAGGCGCAGGCCGCCGTCGAGCTGGAGGGCGCGGCCCTGCGCGCGCCGGCCGGGGACACCGTGGCGTACGCCTTCGCCCTGCACGCGTCGGAGGTGAGTGGGGGCGCCGCCGTACGGGCCGATCCGGCACCCGTACTCGTGGCGATCGTCGGCGACCTGCGCGCGGGCGTCGAGCCGGCCCTGATCGCGGCTCGCTTCCACAGGGGTGTGACCGCTCTGGTGCGCGCGATGTGCGCGCGGGCGCGAGAGCGGCACGGGCTGGACACGGTGGCCCTGACGGGAGGCGTGTTCGCCAACACGTTGCTCTCCTCCGCCTGCGCCGCCGGCCTGCGCGAGGACGGCTTCACGGTCCTGCGGCACCACCTGGTGCCGCCGGGCGACGGCGGCCTGGCGCTGGGCCAGCTCATGGTGGCCGCCCGGGCCACCCCCACATCCACGCCCACCGAGTGA
- the hypE gene encoding hydrogenase expression/formation protein HypE, translated as MSDTTDLPVPAALDIEAWTCPAPVRDRPRVVMGHGGGGVLSAELVQQTFAPAFGGEVLAQMGDAAVLSLGGARLAFSTDSYVVRPLFFPGGSIGDLAVNGTVNDLAMSGARAAYLSCGFILEEGVELDVVTRVSQALGAAARAAGVEVATGDTKVVEAGHGDGIFINTAGIGLVPAGVDLRPQRVVPGDVVIVSGAIGVHGVAIMSVREGLEFGVEIESDCAALGGLVDAMLAVTPDLHVLRDPTRGGLAATLNEIAAASGTGVVIRERDVPVPSAVANACAILGLDPMYIANEGKLVAFVPREHADAVLEAMRAHPLGADSVIIGESVEAHPGMVVARTGLGGTRVVDLPIGEQLPRIC; from the coding sequence TTGTCTGACACCACCGATCTGCCTGTTCCCGCCGCCCTGGACATCGAGGCCTGGACCTGTCCGGCGCCGGTCCGGGACCGGCCGCGTGTCGTCATGGGCCACGGCGGGGGTGGAGTCCTGTCCGCCGAACTGGTCCAGCAGACCTTCGCGCCTGCCTTCGGGGGCGAGGTGTTGGCCCAGATGGGTGATGCCGCCGTGCTCTCCCTGGGCGGAGCGCGGCTGGCTTTCTCCACCGACTCGTACGTGGTGCGGCCGTTGTTCTTCCCCGGCGGCAGCATCGGAGACCTGGCGGTCAACGGAACCGTCAACGACCTCGCCATGAGCGGCGCCCGAGCCGCTTACCTCTCCTGCGGGTTCATCCTGGAGGAGGGTGTCGAGCTGGACGTGGTCACGCGGGTGTCCCAGGCGCTGGGCGCGGCGGCGCGGGCCGCCGGTGTGGAGGTGGCCACCGGTGACACCAAGGTGGTGGAGGCCGGCCACGGCGACGGGATCTTCATCAACACGGCGGGCATCGGCCTCGTCCCGGCGGGCGTGGATCTGCGTCCCCAGCGGGTCGTCCCCGGCGACGTCGTGATCGTCAGCGGTGCCATCGGTGTCCACGGGGTCGCGATCATGAGCGTGCGCGAGGGCCTGGAGTTCGGCGTGGAGATCGAGAGCGACTGCGCGGCGCTCGGCGGCCTCGTCGACGCCATGCTCGCCGTCACCCCCGATCTGCACGTCCTGCGCGATCCCACCCGGGGCGGCCTGGCGGCCACGCTCAACGAGATCGCGGCGGCCTCCGGTACCGGGGTCGTCATCCGGGAACGCGACGTCCCGGTCCCGTCGGCCGTGGCCAATGCCTGCGCCATTCTCGGGCTGGACCCCATGTACATCGCCAACGAGGGCAAGCTCGTCGCCTTCGTCCCGCGCGAGCACGCCGACGCCGTCCTGGAGGCGATGAGAGCCCATCCCCTGGGCGCCGACTCCGTGATCATCGGCGAGAGCGTCGAGGCGCATCCCGGCATGGTCGTGGCCCGCACCGGCCTGGGGGGAACACGGGTGGTCGATCTGCCGATCGGGGAGCAACTGCCGCGGATCTGCTGA
- the hypD gene encoding hydrogenase formation protein HypD: MKYIDEFQDPELARRLLDDIHATVTRPWALMEVCGGQTHSIIRHGIDQLLPDQVELIHGPGCPVCVTPLEVIDKALEIASRPEVIFCSFGDMLRVPGTGRDLFQVRGEGGDVRVVYSPLDALRIAQQNPNREVVFFGIGFETTAPPNAMTVHQARKLGIRNFSMLVSHVRVPPAIEAIMSSPSCRVQGFLAAGHVCSVMGVEEYPRLAERFRVPIVVTGFEPLDILEGVRRAVHQLEQGEHTVDNAYARAVRPEGNPAARAMLEDVFEVTDRAWRGIGVIPGSGWRLASKYRDHDAEHRFEVGGIRTAEPAECRSGEVLQGLLKPHECEAFGTLCTPRTPLGATMVSSEGACAAYYLYRRLDLPTTTTVREASPVV; the protein is encoded by the coding sequence GTGAAGTACATCGACGAGTTCCAGGACCCGGAGCTGGCGCGCCGGCTCCTCGACGACATCCACGCCACGGTGACCAGGCCATGGGCGCTGATGGAGGTGTGCGGAGGGCAGACGCACAGCATCATCCGGCACGGCATCGACCAACTCCTGCCGGATCAGGTCGAGTTGATCCACGGACCGGGCTGCCCGGTGTGCGTGACCCCGCTGGAGGTCATCGACAAGGCGCTGGAGATCGCCTCCCGGCCGGAGGTGATCTTCTGCTCCTTCGGCGACATGCTGCGCGTGCCCGGCACCGGCCGGGACCTGTTCCAGGTCCGCGGGGAAGGCGGTGACGTGCGCGTCGTCTACTCGCCGCTCGACGCGCTGCGGATCGCCCAGCAGAACCCAAACCGCGAGGTGGTGTTCTTCGGCATCGGCTTCGAGACGACGGCACCCCCCAACGCCATGACGGTCCATCAGGCCCGGAAGCTGGGCATCAGGAACTTCAGCATGCTCGTGTCCCACGTCCGCGTACCGCCGGCCATCGAGGCGATCATGTCTTCGCCGAGCTGTCGGGTGCAGGGCTTCCTCGCGGCCGGGCACGTCTGCAGCGTGATGGGCGTGGAGGAGTACCCGCGACTGGCGGAGCGCTTCCGCGTGCCGATCGTCGTGACGGGCTTCGAGCCACTGGACATCCTCGAAGGCGTACGCCGGGCCGTCCACCAGCTGGAACAGGGTGAGCACACCGTCGACAACGCCTACGCCCGTGCCGTCCGCCCGGAGGGCAACCCGGCCGCCCGTGCCATGCTGGAGGACGTCTTCGAGGTCACCGACCGGGCCTGGCGCGGTATCGGGGTGATTCCCGGAAGTGGGTGGCGGCTGGCGTCGAAGTACCGCGACCACGACGCGGAGCACCGCTTCGAGGTCGGCGGGATCCGGACGGCCGAACCCGCCGAGTGCCGCAGCGGAGAGGTCCTGCAGGGGCTGCTCAAGCCGCACGAGTGCGAGGCCTTCGGCACTCTGTGCACCCCCCGTACGCCCCTTGGGGCAACGATGGTTTCCAGCGAGGGCGCCTGCGCGGCGTACTACCTCTACCGGCGGCTGGACCTGCCCACCACCACGACGGTTCGGGAGGCGAGCCCCGTTGTCTGA
- a CDS encoding YciI family protein — protein MAKYLLLKHYRGAPAAVNDVPMDQWTPEEISAHMQYMNDFATGLEKTGEFVDGQALAPGGAWVRYDGEGRPPVTDGPFAETKDLIAGWMVIDVDSYERAVELAGELSAAPGAGGKPIHEWLELRPFLTAPPTITE, from the coding sequence ATGGCCAAGTACCTGCTCCTCAAGCACTACCGTGGCGCCCCGGCTGCGGTGAACGACGTACCCATGGACCAGTGGACGCCGGAGGAGATCTCGGCCCACATGCAGTACATGAACGACTTCGCGACCGGGCTGGAGAAGACCGGCGAGTTCGTCGACGGTCAGGCGCTCGCCCCCGGGGGAGCGTGGGTCCGGTACGACGGCGAAGGGCGACCGCCGGTCACCGACGGCCCGTTCGCCGAGACGAAGGACCTCATCGCCGGCTGGATGGTGATCGACGTCGACAGCTACGAACGTGCCGTCGAACTGGCCGGGGAACTGTCGGCCGCCCCCGGCGCGGGCGGGAAGCCGATCCACGAGTGGCTGGAGCTGCGCCCGTTCCTGACCGCGCCGCCCACCATCACGGAGTGA